A stretch of Natator depressus isolate rNatDep1 chromosome 2, rNatDep2.hap1, whole genome shotgun sequence DNA encodes these proteins:
- the LOC141981971 gene encoding stonustoxin subunit alpha-like codes for MAGSDDTIAMPALGRPFQLGMLYDCRSDSLIPGITLWGLEQLRKDVNTKPQPKTEFEIIASDTIEDKASALNVTASLKASFLGGLVEVSGSAKYLNDTKKSKQQARVTLQYSATTKFEQLTMNHLGPENVSYPAVFDQGTATHVVTAVLYGAQAFFVFDREVSSSENVREIEGSLQIAMKSIPMFSVEAEGAVKMDEKEKLNAEKFNCKFHGDFALERNPTNFQDAMQIYSTLPKLLGDSGEKAIPVRVWLYPLTKLDSRAARLVREISLTLISDAQTALEELAELNMRCNDMVKSPIATSFPEIKLKIQRFKNLCKQHRQTFQKQLAGLLPLIRGGGKEEGALVDILSCKNQSPFNTQRLSEFLGTKEKEMNYVNSYLRILSNVKVVSSQSELDPILLDPELDFIVSFTFTSLHEEEPYLSDLKQWLQTQYIKETHDPASASSVTEKPKSKVWFEEKEIYKKARKSAKSLSRFVSVNKSNGKIQFIVASVPDKDNPGTSIYLYEEGELISTNFEPPSKPLPALIDAIKHDRVQLTFNPAAYGRAEISGYRAEYRIVGQENWTAVDVNNTQETFTVAGLRPNTEYQFRYAAVSKPGLSESSDMSDPVKTLPPTSPPGKPVTVIVDSSAIALTWESPSVTGDGVRIREYKVEYKAEAGDTSQEGKDKWLERRTEKRTEFCSVDGLSPETPYRFRVSAVCADGAVSDPSEETSISTLKKANVTLDPDTAHPELVLSDDRRTVSRGPETQTLPYKPERFDYLLSVLGSEGFTSGKHSWQVKVEGGAAGDWAVGVARQSVLRKEEVGFTPENGVWVLQKWGNARDYRAQTSPVTRLSLSREPSRIRVSLDYEGGLVAFNYADDLAPIFTFPRASFNGEKVFPFFWVWGGGFQLSIHP; via the exons GGATCACGCTATGGGGCCTGGAACAGCTTCGCAAGGATGTAAACACAAAACCACAACCCAAGACTGAATTTGAGATCATCGCATCCGACACCATTGAAGACAAGGCCAGTGCCCTCAATGTCACAGCCTCGCTGAAGGCCAGTTTCCTGGGGGGGTTGGTTGAAGTAAGTGGATCTGCCAAATACTTAAATGACACCAAAAAATCCAAACAACAGGCCAGAGTTACTCTCCAGTACTCTGCCACAACAAAGTTTGAGCAACTAACTATGAACCATTTAGGACCAGAGAATGTCTCTTATCCTGCTGTATTTGACCAAGGCACGGCCACCCATGTGGTCACAGCTGTGCTGTACGGGGCTCAGGCTTTCTTCGTGTTTGATCGGGAAGTTTCTTCTTCTGAGAATGTACGTGAGATAGAGGGAAGTCTCCAGATTGCAATGAAAAGCATACCCATGTTTTCCGTAGAAGCGGAAGGAGCTGTCAAAATGgatgaaaaggaaaaattaaatgctgaAAAATTTAACTGCAAGTTCCATGGTGATTTTGCTCTTGAGAGAAATCCAACTAATTTCCAAGATGCCATGCAAATATACTCCACCCTTCCCAAGCTGCTGGGTGACAGCGGGGAGAAGGCCATACCAGTGAGAGTCTGGCTGTACCCGCTGACCAAGCTGGATTCCAGAGCTGCTCGGCTGGTGCGGGAGATCAGCTTAACACTGATTTCTGATGCTCAGACTGCTCTGGAGGAACTGGCAGAATTAAACATGCGATGCAATGACATGGTGAAGAGTCCGATTGCCACAAGCTTCCCCGAAATCAAGCTGAAAATCCAGCGGTTCAAAAATCTGTGTAAGCAACACAGACAGACTTTCCAGAAACAGCTAGCAGGACTCTTACCGTTAATCCGTGGAGGTGGAAAAGAGGAAGGGGCCCTGGTGGATATTTTGTCATGTAAAAACCAGTCACCGTTCAATACTCAGAGACTCAGTGAATTTCTGGGTACAAAGGAGAAAGAGATGAATTATGTGAATTCCTACCTTAGGATCCTAAGCAATGTAAAAGTGGTGTCCTCTCAGAGTGAACTAGATCCAATACTACTCGACCCTGAGCTTGACTTCATCGTCTCCTTTACATTCACCTCACTGCATGAAGAGGAGCCATATTTATCAGATTTAAAACAGTGGCTTCAGACCCAGTATATAAAGGAAACTCATGATCCTGCATCAGCCAGTTCTGTCACTGAGAAACCAAAATCCAAAGTGTGGTTTGAGgaaaaagaaatatataaaaaagcTCGAAAATCTGCAAAGTCCCTTTCACGTTTTGTCAGTGTCAACAAATCTAACGGGAAGATTCAGTTCATTGTGGCCTCTGTTCCAGACAAGGACAATCCAGGCACTTCCATTTACTTGTATGAGGAGGGAGAGCTGATCAGCACCAACTTTGAGCCTCCATCAAAGCCTCTTCCAGCCCTGATTGATGCAATCAAACATGACCGTGTGCAGCTCACATTTAACCCAGCAGCCTATGGAAGGGCTGAGATATCCGGCTATCGGGCAGAGTACAGAATTGTAGGGCAGGAGAACTGGACGGCTGTGGATGTAAATAACACGCAAGAGACATTCACAGTAGCAGGGCTACGTCCAAACACCGAATACCAGTTCCGATACGCTGCAGTGAGCAAACCAGGGCTCAGCGAGAGCAGCGACATGAGTGATCCTGTGAAgactctccctcctaccagcccGCCTGGGAAGCCCGTAACAGTTATTGTAGATTCATCTGCCATCGCCCTCACCTGGGAGAGTCCAAGTGTCACTGGAGATGGAGTTAGAATAAGGGAGTATAAAGTAGAATATAAAGCGGAGGCAGGAGATACAAGTCAGGAGGGGAAAGACAAATGGCTGGAACGAAGGACAGAAAAGAGAACCGAGTTCTGTAGCGTTGATGGACTGAGTCCTGAGACACCCTACAGATTCCGGGTTTCGGCTGTGTGTGCGGATGGGGCTGTGAGTGACCCAAGCGAGGAGACTTCCATTTCAACCCTAAAGAAAG cgaatgtgactctggatccagacacggcaCATCCTGAGCTCGTCCTGTCTGATGATCGAAGAACCGTGAGCCGGGGCCCCGAGACCCAGACGTTGCCTTACAAACCGGAGAGATTTGATTATTTGCTGAGTGTGCTGGGCTCTGAGGGCTTTACCTCGGGGAAACATTCCTGGCAGGTGAaggtggagggaggggcagcCGGAGACTGGGCTGTGGGGGTAGCTAGACAGTCTGTGCTGAGGAAGGAAGAGGTTGGCTTTACCCCCGAGAATGGGGTCTGGGTGCTGCAGAAATGGGGCAATGCCAGAGACTATCGGGCTCAAACCTCCCCTGTCACCCGCCTGTCCTTGAGTAGAGAACCCAGCAGGATCCGGGTCTCTCTGGACTATGAAGGGGGGTTGGTGGCATTTAATTatgctgatgatctggccccgATCTTCACTTTCCCACGGGCCTCTTTCAATGGGGAGAAAGTCTTCCCTTTCTTCTGGGTCTGGGGTGGAGGATTCCAGCTGAGCATCCATCCCTGA